A genomic segment from Dehalococcoidia bacterium encodes:
- a CDS encoding YgiT-type zinc finger protein, which translates to MKCECGSSLEKTTNCEQYKVGDMVLVIANIPMFECPSCHAFYYDNNVLDRIDEIVASIKENADQKITLFDFELACATA; encoded by the coding sequence ATGAAATGTGAATGTGGATCTTCCTTAGAAAAAACCACAAATTGCGAGCAATATAAAGTTGGAGACATGGTATTGGTTATTGCCAACATCCCAATGTTTGAGTGTCCATCGTGTCACGCATTTTATTATGATAATAATGTTCTAGACAGGATTGATGAAATAGTTGCTTCTATCAAAGAAAACGCTGATCAAAAAATAACACTGTTTGATTTCGAACTGGCTTGTGCCACGGCGTAA
- a CDS encoding nucleotidyltransferase domain-containing protein has translation MALQISSEFVRNLSNYIMSSVLDKVNLQKVILFGSFAKGTQHECSDIDIALISPDYRECDYLNESVKAMDIFEDFDDRVEPHLFSPEEMLSDDDVFVKEIKRTGIVVYHEM, from the coding sequence ATGGCTTTGCAGATATCTTCGGAATTTGTAAGAAACTTATCTAATTATATAATGTCAAGCGTATTAGATAAGGTCAATCTGCAAAAAGTAATTCTATTTGGCTCATTTGCTAAAGGTACACAGCATGAGTGCAGTGACATAGACATTGCTTTAATATCACCGGACTATAGGGAATGTGATTATCTAAATGAGTCAGTAAAAGCAATGGATATTTTCGAGGATTTTGATGATAGAGTCGAACCGCACCTGTTTTCACCAGAAGAAATGCTTTCTGACGATGATGTTTTCGTTAAGGAAATTAAAAGAACTGGGATAGTTGTTTATCATGAAATGTGA
- a CDS encoding HEPN domain-containing protein, whose protein sequence is MHKKFWKDKRKLIDDWLEIAYEDFEVANYLYREQKRYLYMAYMCQQSIEKAIKAVIQQNDKIPQKIHKLDLIAKDADIWKLLGAQQKNFLKSLSMFYIATRYPGIRGKLNKDLTSQRAASLLNSTKEMLLWLCRYLRNL, encoded by the coding sequence ATGCATAAAAAATTCTGGAAGGATAAACGTAAATTGATTGACGATTGGCTTGAAATCGCATATGAAGATTTCGAAGTTGCCAACTATCTGTATCGTGAGCAAAAGCGATACCTGTATATGGCCTATATGTGCCAACAGTCAATCGAGAAAGCGATTAAAGCAGTAATTCAACAAAACGATAAAATTCCTCAAAAGATTCACAAACTTGATTTGATAGCAAAAGATGCTGATATCTGGAAGTTGTTGGGTGCACAACAGAAAAACTTCTTAAAAAGTCTTTCCATGTTTTATATTGCAACAAGGTATCCAGGGATTAGAGGAAAATTAAACAAGGATTTAACAAGTCAACGTGCCGCTTCACTTCTTAACTCCACAAAGGAGATGTTATTATGGCTTTGCAGATATCTTCGGAATTTGTAA